The genomic region TTCTGTATATTCATAACGTTGAATTGGCCATTAAGAAGAACAAAAAATGATGAAATATAAACTATCGCGTCTATATGGTTGTTGCAAAGGCTTGTGTGTAGCCTACTGGTTAAATGTGTGTCTTTCCGCACTAATTAAGAAGGACATACATTCGTGTCTTTTCTCACTAATTAAGCCAGACAAAAACGCACGCAGGAAATGTGTTGAAATGTATTATGTACATATATGCACGAATTGATTGTGAGACTTTGTTGCAGCCGGACAAACTAATAAGAGGTTATAATTCATTGGAATAGGCGGCTCTTGAGGTAACGGTGGTCAATTGAAAACGGATCAACTGGATTCTTGAACCCCGGGGAACAGGGGTAGTCCAGCAGATGGTGATGGTGACATACTGAACAGTTCGACATGGACAGGTGCACCACAGttgtgattgtatgtttgtttgtacAGTTATGGCTGTCCTGGTATTATTTTGTGTTCTCACTAAACACCCACATTTGTATTTGTGTGGGAAATGTTTGTAGGCTATGGTTGCTGTTTGTATTTCATTGAACTTTAGGCCCATACAAAGACAAatcacacaacatagactaccaaATAACCTTAGGCAAAAATACACTAAATAAAAGTCAAGTGAAAATAGTTATAAATGTCTTGATTAATTATGAGTAGCTAAACCATATCGACTTTTGGACGCTGATGCGCAGGAGAACCCCTAGCTGTCAATCAAGCCGGCGCGGTGAACGGATTATGACGCTCAAGAGTTCCAAATGACGCAACAATACAGTTCCAGAACAGAGAAAGTTCCGAAGATGTTATTCGGTTCCACATTAAAACTGCGCTCTGACAAGTGGGATTTCAGGTGAGTCAAATATTTACAAACCTTTACCATACATTAACCATCCGCTAGCCTACTTAGCCTATAATTCAGTCATGGTAAGATAACACATGTGAAGGTAAACGTTAATGTATTTGGAATATTTTGTATTTCTGACATTATCTAGCTAGCCTTATAAAACACAATTATTAATTATGGATTCGTTTTTTTCTGTTGCTATCAATCCATCCATCTGTATTTACTCTTCTGTCTGTTTGTCTTGCTgacttatctgtctgtctgtcagactatctgtctgtctgtgtactgtCTAGCCAGCATATGCCAGAAAGGTTCTTTCACATAGGCTCATATTCACAAAGTCTCATAGAAGGAGAGCTGATCAATAATCCGTTTTGTCTTTTAAATCAAACTGAATCCGTTTTGATGGACaggaggggacctgatcctagatcagcactcctacactGAAACACTTTGTgaacacaatccaggtgtgattATGAAGTTGTGATGAGCTATTATTATATTAGTCCCGTGATGTAGGCTAGAGCTTGAGTACTGTAGTCTGAAGGCTGTTTCTGAATTCACTGACCTGGTGAGTAAATGTTGTGTACAATGGCACCATCTAGTGAcagaaacatagaaacacacattgTTGCTGAACGAAGGCATCTCTTATATTTTCCAGAAATCAAACTTGTAGACCTTTCCTGCAGTCTCTGAGGAGATGGACACCTCTTCTTCTTCTGGACGATCTCCGTCTCCTACTGGGACTGTCTTCTTACCCCCTCCTATCATGTGGAACAGTCTGTAAGTCATTCATCACATaacctagctctggtccagggcattaTGTGCGGCTTGCTGAAGGAAGGCTCAGTGTCTGCAAGCTGTACttaacgccctggaccagagctacacaTTACCCACCTCTGGCCATCATGGACAGTCAACTCATCACATTCACGTACTGTAAGTCACAGTTGAGTGAGTTGTGTGATTAAAGGCAGTTTAATTGAGCAGAAGTTTAATTATTATTGTAATATTGTAGTAAATTGTCTGAGTTCACTTCCTAAATAATGTGTTGACATTCCTTCGCTCCCAGCTACAAGCAGGCAGAGATGGAGGTTCAGTTCCTGAGGGAAGAGAAGAAGACCTGTACAGAGTAGGAAGCCCACATGCTTGAGTTGAGGGGGAAGGATCGAACGATCCAAAATCAGAAGAAGGAGATGGACAGACTTCAAGTGTGCCTCTGGGAGGAGGCAAAGAAGAAGAGGAATGGTGGAACGGAGAAGGACGAGATGATTGAACAACTACAGTCTGAGACAGAGCATCTCAGAGCCCTTTTGAAAgatgaaaggaggagaagaagagtagAAAGGGGTATAATGAAAGAGTGGAAGGCTGAGATCCTGAgactgagggaggcagagagccagagggaggcagagagccagagggaggcagagagccagagggaagcagagagacagagggaggcagagagacagagggaggcagagagactgagggaggcagagagacagagggaggcagagagacagagggaggcagagagccagagggaggcagagagccagagggaggcagagagaaagagggaggcagagagccagaggaaagcagagagaaagagggaggcagagagagccaCAGAATGGGAGGAGAACCAGGGAAACATGCAGGAGATCAACAGACTAAAACAACTTCTGGAGCTGCTGATGGTGGACCTTCAACTGGCCCACGTAAGACATGTCATTGTTATTATTAAAAGGCAGTGTATATTCACCCGGCTGAAAATGAATGGCGGCAGTATGCTAACCCAATGTTAACTTTTATGCCTTTCCTAAacgttaacccttaccttaacctcaCTGAAACAATACCTAACCTTTAACCATAACCCAACCCTAGGTCCTAAACCTAACCTTCATTTATCTCAACCCCTACGCCTTTCTTCTGCCGGTTGAAtatccacttccttattaacgtcattactgttgttgttgttgttgttgttaactGTATCTGTGCAGGTTGTAAATAATTGCATTAGTGAAACATCATTTGTAGGAGTCATTTCTACAAGCAGAAACATCAGAGGCAACATTGTTGTAACATCACACAAATTGCAATGGGAATTTCTCAAACCCCTAACTGAATGGGCAAGCTCgttgtgtgtttgtatttgtacACATTTTGGACATAATTGATTCCATAAAATGTCTCATCATTTTTTCAAACCATGTCAATACATTAATTGACAATGAATTGTCCAGATGAATTGATCAAAATGACTCTACTATTGATGTTGTCCAGTGTTTGATTCAATTAGCTAGGTCTAAGTTGTATTTCTATGTATCATTCTCTGCAAATGCTTTGAAAGTATGTCTTGGTCAAAGATTATCACTAATTTAACCTTTTCAAATTAAGCAAGAGATAGAGAGATTGAGGATCAGGCAGAAAGTCATGGAGGATCAGCGACCAAGACTGGCCTGGAACAACAAACCtattgagacagaaagagagagggaaagagagaaagaaagggagagaaaagcAGAATTGGAAAGACAAGAAATGAAGAAGAAAGTGAAACAGGCAGAAGAAACGATAAAAGTGTTagaaggagagattgagagattgaaagagactgAAAAGGAAATCATatttgaaagagaaagagacatgcGTATTGCAGAGAATGAGAAAGTCAAACTGGTTAACGAAAAGGtgaaagagttagagagagaggttgagagactgAAAGAAGATATGACAACAAAAGAGATTCAATACAAAATCAAATTTGAAAAAGCAAAAGAAGCGTATagaagacagaatgagagagtgaaACAGGTTAACCAAAATGTACTAGTGTTAGACAGAGAGGTTGCGAGAATGAAAGAAGAGATTAGATTGAAAGACGAGACTGAACCAAAGAAAACAtttgatagagacagagagagagaaaaggattgGAGACGAACTGAAGAGGAGATGAAaaatagagtggagagagagatggagatggagacagCCCTCATCAATGACAAAAAGAAGTCTGAATTGGAGGAAGTCTTCAAGAAAATCAAGGAACAGCTGAAAGAATTAGAAAATATGGAAACAGACAAATATAAATGGAAACAGAACCAAATGGACAtggaggagaagatggagggtGAGAACAACAaacagaaagaggtagaaagaaagagaatggAGAAAATACCAAAACAGAGACAACAAGAAgatgagaagaagaaggagatggagagagaagaagaagaggagagacgcAAACAGAAGCACatagagatggaagaggaagaaagagagcgggagaaagagagacagagacagatcaaAAGGAAGAGaatggagaagagacagaaaaacattgaaagagaagaagagagacagcgagagattgaaagagagcaTGAAGAAGAAAGATGTAAACAGATGCAAatagagatggaagaggaagaaagagaagaagaagagagacagagagcgatcgaagagaaagagacacagagagagatgggagagaaagagatacgaCGACAAcaacaagaggagagaaagagaacgttTGAGAGAGATCAAGAAGAAGAAGATATATGGAAACAGAAGCAAattgacatggagaaggagggaagagagaaggagaacatgagacagagagagatagaagagatacACAGGGGACAAcaacaagaggagagacagaaacaaatGGAGAtgaagaaagaaagggagaaagacaatgagaatcagagagagatggaattaaAAGATCAGCAAcaaaaagagatggagaaagaaaagatgattatgagagagagggaggaagcaggaagaagaaaggaggggcagaaaaatatttttggggaaatTGAAGGACAGAATGAACTGGagatagaacaggagagagagatggaagaaatgCAGGAAGTGATTAAGGAAGCAGAGGAAGAGtacagggaaagagaagagagagcaaaGGAAGTAAGCATGAAGTGATTAAGGAAGCAGAGAAAGAGtacagggaaagagaagagagagcaaaGGAAGTAAGCATGAAGTGATTAAGGAAGCAGAGGAAGAGtacagggaaagagaagagagagcaaaGGAAGGAAGCATGAAGTGATTAAGGAAGCAGAGGAAGAGtacagggaaagagaagagagaggaaaggaagtaAGCATGAAGAAACATGTAGTAGTTAATGTTAAAGCAAAAGCACGGGACGTCTTCAATAGACGTAAAGAGAGGAGGTTAGAAGTGTTGAAGGGGGAACGAGAACACATAGAAAGAGGACAACAAATCAGCAGGGAGAAGGAGGAAAGACGGCTGGAGatggaaagaaaacaggagagggCAAGACGACAAGAGGAGCAGGATAAAAAACAAGAGATTGAAATTGCTAGACAGAAAGAAATGTTCAGactaagagaggaggagaggcagagagaggaagagagagaggatcagaGAAAGAGAGCCATTGAAGGCTATTTATCTTTaatcagcgagagagagaagataacAGAGGCAAAAAAAAGAGAGGAGATggcggaagaggaggaggaaaaggaagaTGACAAGGAGGACCTTGTCCCACCCTATAAAAATAGCCGAAGGGGAGCAATGGGCTGGGTGAATAAGAAGTGGGAGAAGAGGAACATCAAGAAGATAGAGAGAGCATATCAGAGAGAAGCTGAGGAGGGCT from Salvelinus fontinalis isolate EN_2023a chromosome 35, ASM2944872v1, whole genome shotgun sequence harbors:
- the LOC129834808 gene encoding golgin subfamily A member 6-like protein 22 isoform X1 codes for the protein MEDQRPRLAWNNKPIETEREREREKERERKAELERQEMKKKVKQAEETIKVLEGEIERLKETEKEIIFERERDMRIAENEKVKLVNEKVKELEREVERLKEDMTTKEIQYKIKFEKAKEAYRRQNERVKQVNQNVLVLDREVARMKEEIRLKDETEPKKTFDRDREREKDWRRTEEEMKNRVEREMEMETALINDKKKSELEEVFKKIKEQLKELENMETDKYKWKQNQMDMEEKMEGENNKQKEVERKRMEKIPKQRQQEDEKKKEMEREEEEERRKQKHIEMEEEEREREKERQRQIKRKRMEKRQKNIEREEERQREIEREHEEERCKQMQIEMEEEEREEEERQRAIEEKETQREMGEKEIRRQQQEERKRTFERDQEEEDIWKQKQIDMEKEGREKENMRQREIEEIHRGQQQEERQKQMEMKKEREKDNENQREMELKDQQQKEMEKEKMIMREREEAGRRKEGQKNIFGEIEGQNELEIEQEREMEEMQEVIKEAEEEYREREERAKEVSMK
- the LOC129834808 gene encoding cilia- and flagella-associated protein 251-like isoform X2, with translation MKKHVVVNVKAKARDVFNRRKERRLEVLKGEREHIERGQQISREKEERRLEMERKQERARRQEEQDKKQEIEIARQKEMFRLREEERQREEEREDQRKRAIEGYLSLISEREKITEAKKREEMAEEEEEKEDDKEDLVPPYKNSRRGAMGWVNKKWEKRNIKKIERAYQREAEEGYKIVHIDGQQEGPTRPQAWAENQEGSSENQQEWPENQQGGPDSQQLEAPEKAETSELISKKKKRPGIWKRIKMGIPDLLSA